From the genome of Triticum aestivum cultivar Chinese Spring chromosome 3B, IWGSC CS RefSeq v2.1, whole genome shotgun sequence, one region includes:
- the LOC123066520 gene encoding psbP domain-containing protein 7, chloroplastic-like, protein MDTVRRHHPAMGGGCRGPTSLRCSSSPAQEFARLASVFPAAAGGWDDHGGGHGGRLWGVIRLSPELGCSLRLDVLHPICGFTRCLDSSIDSTKNGCRRRCDS, encoded by the exons ATGGACACGGTGAGGCGCCACCATCCGGCGATGGGCGGCGGCTGCAGGGGCCCGACGTCGCTGCGGTGCTCCAGCTCGCCGGCGCAGGAGTTTGCCAGGCTGGCGTCCGTGTTTCCGGCGGCGGCTGGTGGTTGGGACGACCATGGTGGTGGCCATGGGGGACGACTTTGGGGCGTCATCAGGCTGTCCCCGGAGCTCGGGTGCTCGCTGAGGCTCGACGTGCTACACCCCATCTGTGGCTTCACACGATGCCTGGACTCCTCCATTGATTCG ACCAAAAATGGTTGTAGAAGGAGATGTGACTCCTAG